The genomic region ATAATGtttatattttaatgtttttggtGGTGTGCCAAATatgtgaaacctgactgaaagaaTAACTAATCTAAAGGGGAAATTATATGCAAATCagaaattacttaaaaaaaatatacatacaatGGCACGCACTATGGAATTCCGATATGGCCACCATCTTAATTTGTGACATTTCCAGTACTCAAAACCTCTAGATAATCAATACGACAAGTGTCTCCTGTCTTAATACATACATTTAGATATGTAAGTTAGACTTTCGACCTTTCTAGAAGCCAAGatgtgtgttaaaaaaaaaaaaaaaaaaaaaaagtgacataggAGCCATTTTGGACACTATGATTTTGAAAAAGCCACAACGTGGATTTTCCAAGACATTTAGTATGTGATTCTACAACTACTAAATAGCTTCTGGGCCTATCCTAAAATATCCAGCTTGTTCTGCAGACTTCCTCTATATTTTATGCTAAACTCTTGGATTACACTGTGACTTGAATTGACTTGTTGGTCATGTCTGTCTCTGCGTACGTGCTGGCGCCCACTAGAGGCTAGGCAAGAGAGTAAAGTCAACCTCCAAGATTTTTTATTTTCAACAGGATTtttggattccagaattgccagAGGTCAGATATtttggtgaaggtcaaggtcattggggttatAAGTAATATTGCTGTAGTCCTTAATGTCTTCATGTCCATGGTCACTGTTAACTAGCTGGGTTAAAGGAAAACTGATAGATGATTGGATGCTGCAAACCTGCACTTTTTTCTATGTGTCCCTTGTTTCCACAGTCAGCCTCCCTGTGGACAGAGTCACAGCAGACGGGGTGATCTTCGTCACCCAGTGGGTTTTTGTGGCTCTCATTGGCTACTGGCTGATATCCCTCGTCTTTCAATTGGTTGCCTCGGCTCTGCGGGAGGTCCTGTGGCTGGTGAAGGTGGGTGCGGCCTTGTTCTGTTTTGGACTCATCCTAAGAGATCACGACGCTGGCACAGTAACCATGGCCATCCGTCTGGGAGTCCTAGTGTGCGTCTGTGTCCTCTTGGGTGTCGGGTCCAGGGGGGGCGGAGCTGTGGCTGATAAAACCGCTCATCTGGAGGATGAGGTGAGGATCCTACAGCGAAGACTGAGAGAGATGGAGAAGCGGAGGAGGATGGAGGAGTGAGCAGGACTTCACGTTCTGTGCTTTTTGGCAGCTGCCAATAAATTTTGGCGATTTCACAATTTTGTCGTAACCCAACAAGAATAATTCATTGATTGTGACGGGTCTCCCTAAAAATATTTCAGTTTCTTGATATCTTTGTGTAAACTGGCTTTGGAAAAGGAGACTCCAGAAACAAGTCGCCTGGAGGAGAAAAACCTTTGAAACCATACACATTTCCATGATGAAGGTCTGGAGCCAGaaagtgttggtttttacacGTTTTAATAAAGGTTTTGTTCTCCAGACAGCACGTGATCTCTGCCAAGTGCTGCTCCTCTGCGTCTGACTCTTTGACTTGATGGAAATGTGCTGCAGTCGGTTTTTGTTGATGACTGGAAGCGCCATCGACATGTCCACACGCTCTGTTACATAAATGTTTTTACCGTTAAACAACGTGGACGCTCAGGAAACCAAAGAGCTTTTAGTTGCgctgctgttaaaatttttatttttacaaaatgcACATAAATATTCTTactttgttttctgaataatCTCTTGCGGAGACTTGCAATAATGTCCAGTAGAGGTGGGAAGTCCGACACTGATGGCTGCTTTGTGTCTGGTGTTAACCATTTCGCAAAAATAATAATGCTAATCTCAGGACAGAGTGGTGGGTGTTGTATTGTATTCTTCGTGGAAGTGTCACTGATGTGATTTGTGTTCAAGAAAAATGACATATTAGAAAGGGGGCATCCTTTTTTATCTTCGACAGCTatatcatgttttgttttaaagtTCCTCGTTCCGACATGTCGGCTTTGATTGAAGTAAGCGGAAGTCTGAAAGTATAATATGTTGCTTTGTGCCTTCTGTAACATTTATTAGCTTGACCGTTTGTTCTAATCTCACAGCTGTAACTCTTTGGGTGCGTTTGCTGTAACGCAGTGCATTTTTGTTTGTATGCAGCAACAGGACTTAAATTTCTGTGTAAAAGGTATTTGGGGTAGAACATTTTTAACAACCTTTCACAATAAGGGTCAGAGTCAAAGATtgaaattgtcttttttttttttttttttttaaaggtgaatTTGTAATTACAAATATTCTGCGATAAGAATAAAATCAGTTTATATTATCGTCACGTGTCTGATTATAAGAGTTTTTTGAATTTTCTGGAAAGCTGAGCCAGTCTTTTCGAGCTGATTTTCTGTGTTTTGCATATTGCTGTctgagcgccccccccccccgttattttttttaaatcattattttGCATGAAATCTATTTATAACATGCTTTCATGTTGTACAGTCACATTATATCATTTAACATATGCAGTGTGGCAACCAGATTATGCAGAGTTTTTCACAAATTAAAATACTGTAAAAAGAACAATACAAACGGTACACTATAGAATTCACACTGACAAAAAATAACTGCACTGTTTAATTCAAAATTTGTTTAAATAATCAAATTCAATTCCATTTATTTAcagtatgtagcaccaaatcacagtgtCTCCCCAAGGGTTAGGTCACACCTTCACACACAGCACGAACAAGTAGGAATCGGGGCGAATCATGGCGAAACAGCCCGCACGAAAATATCGAGCCGACTTTGGGAGGTACATGTGGTCGGCAAGGTGTGAACGAGCCACGGATTTGTGCACGCTCATGCGCGTGCACAAAACTGGCAGCTGAAGCATGTggcaccacatcgcgcagctgctgtggaaaaaaaaaaagaaaagcatgccacccacaggattcgaacctgcaattcacaaaagctctgactgccagccagaaattttaccactgcactaccatttcTGTCCTATAAAAGTtgcgaaaaatgcctgaaatcaacaaggagataaatgtatttaaaaaataaataaataaataaaagcacacaccattaaaaaaaaacaaaaaaaatacggCATTTTATTCAATCcttcttatcgagcggacaatacaagtatgaaccgtctgttcctctgtagaggacagtcatgaaatgacatgaatcaaGCAGTGcaatcttatcatgtccacatctgctggcctggtgtgtcctgtggacggcgcattgcaggacagacaccgcgtcatgtggaacagagctcacgtggttgatgtgacattcagatcacctgctgcatgttgtGATCTGaccgtccatttcacctgggacagcctgtcaatgtgtgcgctcaTTCGCTGGAGcctgtcgcaacagcgatatatatttttatgtatgtccacgtgaggacagcaagcagacacgtggATGTCAGTGGACAGCTGTTACTTCGTatctgtccaaacacggtacgtgttccccagccgtgacgtccaaaaccagagatctcaacagttgCTGTTGTcaccagccacaccccctgtcagttcagcgcacacaccgtgtcactctgttatgtgatcaatagtttatttgttatgtaattatgtatgtaggtagtgtaggaCTTAGaaatatacttgtcctggctatggtctctgtgtttgtactgtgacatgtcatgtgcactgagccgtcatttgtgtCTCTCTTCAGCAGCTGGGAGGTACTTCACCGTGCTGTGTGTGTTCTTGACGTGGCTGTCCGCCCCACGTGATCATATCTGTACAAACATATAAGCATTCTGTGTAAGTGTGCTCCCCCCTGTATGGCACATGTGTAAAGGGGAGCGGGGGGTGCAAAAAacacacgtgcgagacacatgcaccatgtGCGTTACTACTTGCAATGTTGTGCCCCCACAAGAGTggcacttgtgggggcacttacacaaatttcacatccagctcacaaGTGATCGTTTGcggactgtttttgtgctgacagtgcaaatggtcacacattttcttagTGTCAGGCGAGCAGTCTtcgatgttcatgtgtgacacctggaatttggccaatacctgctgcgagagggatcaaatgggctctcacagggcacactctgtctttcagcctctgGTGTGCGCATATAGTTGTAGTGACacatgtacgaggcgttggaggcagctacgatttttcacgagtggcatgcaattcctccttcgtgcactagtcggcttaaaacgtgttatgtgtgaaggggccctaaacaaatGTTTTTGCGTTTTTATGTTGCCTTCTCCGCACCTTAGTAGTTGGTGCTGTTGCTTCAGAGATAGGTCTGCGACACCCCCTCCTGGTTTATCCTGGAGTTTCCATGTTTGTGTGCCTTCCagattcctcccacttccaaagacatgcaggttctgtGACTTGGTGGTGCTgagttgaccgtaggtgtgagtgagagtgggaATGTGTTGGCCTTGTGATGGATTGGCCTCCTGGAGAACATTTTATGAGCTTCTACTTGCAGCATATGTGTTAAATGAACCTGATGACTGTGCAAAGGACTTGCACAGTTACCCTTGAAGGTTATATAGGTATATCCTGTTACTGTAGGCTCTGTACTGACATAGATTTGAATTGCCATTACTGTTATCTGCTCAACTTGGGCGCTTGCGGAAAGTGACAAACGGCGACTGTTTGTCACCCACGTTTGTATTTAATGTGGCTGTATGTTATGCAGTAGACAGTAGAATGAAACTGGCAAGAAGATGATTTGCTTCTGTTGAATTCATTATCGCTTCTGCACAGAAATGttcaatttaataaaaaaaaaacaacacaatacTCACTGACAGGACACTTTATTAGGTGTAAAATCATATGTAATAATACTGTACATCACAACATACGGTacgtcctgaaagtattcacagcgtttcactttttccatattttgttgttaagcattattctaaaatggatgaaattcaatttttcccctcaaaattcttcacacgataccccataatgactgtgaaaaaagttttttgagatttttgcaaatttattaaaatacgtaaaccaaagaaatcacatgtacataatcaaCCAACCTACTTAATTTGTTAAGCACTTAAATAACCACAGTGGACCAAAGTGCTCCACAGAagagtaagtattcacagcctttgccatgaagctcagaaatgagctcagatgcatcctgtttccactgatcatccttgagatgtttctacagcttaattagtccacctggggtaaattcagttgattggacatgatctggaaagacacacatctgtctacatataaggtcccacagttgacagtgcatatcagagcacaaaccaaacatgaagtcaaaggaattgtctgtagacttctgagaaaggattgtcttgaggcacaaatctggggaagagtgc from Thalassophryne amazonica chromosome 15, fThaAma1.1, whole genome shotgun sequence harbors:
- the tmem109 gene encoding transmembrane protein 109, with protein sequence MFSTLERAGSSCPNLLFGLSLSLFCVSGEKVPEQPSGVIHELRTLLTEVAADGRAYLDRLAGEQTVLSVQKAFAQVVGVVAAGVASGLNVLSQYVTHFLQTAGIQVSLPVDRVTADGVIFVTQWVFVALIGYWLISLVFQLVASALREVLWLVKVGAALFCFGLILRDHDAGTVTMAIRLGVLVCVCVLLGVGSRGGGAVADKTAHLEDEVRILQRRLREMEKRRRMEE